One stretch of Penaeus vannamei isolate JL-2024 chromosome 7, ASM4276789v1, whole genome shotgun sequence DNA includes these proteins:
- the LOC138862184 gene encoding uncharacterized protein encodes MTTTVTTGVVAGTAGGAGLAGLAVAGAVGLGVLGVAALASRGAGRGSGGDRNKGYRRGRRSVDDAGRRIQNALELVRAEDVTGCGMRLVCELAGQEEEDLVQEELAILALLGPDVRPGEGVLPPGGARGEYLQARSFGGRGGDCGAAFPMCPLNGSQLMDTVMAYLP; translated from the exons ATGACGACCACCGTCACAACTGGAGTGGTGGCAGGAACCGCTGGCGGCGCAGGACTCGCAGGACTCGCCGTCGCAGGAGCTGTAGGTTTGGGAGTCCTGGGCGTGGCCGCCCTCGCCTCCAGAGGCGCAGGACGCGGGAGTGGCGGAGACAGGAATAAAGGGTACCGCCGAGGGCGTCGCTCCGTGGACGACGCCGGCCGGAGGATACAGAACGCCCTCGAGTTGGTGCGAGCGGAGGACGTGACAGGATGCGGCATGAGGCTGGTGTGCGAGCTGGccggccaggaggaggaggatctggtgcaggaggagctggccATCCTGGCCCTGCTCGG ACCCGACGTGAGGCCCGGGGAGGGAGTCCTCCCCCCCGGGGGCGCCAGGGGAGAGTACCTGCAGGCCAGGAGCTTCGGCGGGCGAGGCGGGGACTGCGGCGCCGCCTTCCCCATGTGTCCACTCAACGGCTCGCAGCTCATGGACACCGTCATGGCCTACCTGCCCTGA
- the LOC113802080 gene encoding uncharacterized protein, with the protein MTTTVTTGVLAGTAGGAGLAGLAVAGAVGLGVLGLAALASRGGGRRNRGGRRKGHRRGRRSVDDAEDWRMQNALELVRAEDVTGCGMRLVCELAGQEEEDLVQEELAILALLGPDVKPGEGVLPPGGARGEYLQARSFGGRGGDCGAAFPMCPLNGSQLMDTVMAYLP; encoded by the exons ATGACGACCACCGTCACCACCGGAGTGTTGGCAGGGACCGCCGGCGGCGCAGGACTCGCAGGACTCGCCGTCGCAGGAGCTGTAGGTTTGGGCGTCCTGGGTTTGGCCGCCCTCGCCTCCAGAGGCGGAGGACGCAGGAAtcgaggaggcaggaggaaggggcacCGCAGGGGGCGTCGCTCCGTGGACGACGCCGAGGACTGGAGGATGCAGAACGCCCTCGAGTTGGTGCGAGCGGAGGACGTGACAGGATGCGGCATGAGGCTGGTGTGCGAGCTGGccggccaggaggaggaggatctggtgcaggaggagctggccATCCTGGCCCTGCTCGG ACCCGACGTGAAGCCCGGGGAGGGAGTCCTCCCCCCCGGGGGCGCCAGGGGAGAGTACCTGCAGGCCAGGAGCTTCGGCGGGCGAGGCGGGGACTGCGGCGCCGCCTTCCCCATGTGTCCACTCAACGGCTCGCAGCTCATGGACACCGTCATGGCCTACCTGCCCTGA
- the LOC113802084 gene encoding uncharacterized protein, with product MTTTVTTGVLAGTAGGAGLAGLAVAGAVGLGVLGLAALASRGGGRRNRGGRRKGHRRGRRSVDDAEDWRMQNALELVRAEDVTGCGMRLVCELAGQEEEDLVQEELAILALLGPDVRPGEGVLPPGGARGEYLQARSFGGRGGDCGAAFPMCPLNGSQLMDTVMAYLP from the exons ATGACGACCACCGTCACCACCGGAGTGTTGGCAGGGACCGCTGGCGGCGCAGGACTCGCAGGACTCGCCGTCGCAGGAGCTGTAGGTTTGGGCGTCCTGGGTTTGGCCGCCCTCGCCTCCAGAGGCGGAGGACGCAGGAAtcgaggaggcaggaggaaggggcacCGTCGAGGGCGTCGCTCCGTGGACGACGCCGAGGACTGGAGGATGCAGAACGCCCTCGAGTTGGTGCGAGCGGAGGACGTGACAGGATGCGGCATGAGGCTGGTGTGCGAGCTGGccggccaggaggaggaggatctggtgcaggaggagctggccATCCTGGCCCTGCTCGG ACCCGACGTGAGGCCCGGGGAGGGAGTCCTCCCCCCCGGGGGCGCCAGGGGAGAGTACCTGCAGGCCAGGAGCTTCGGCGGGCGAGGCGGGGACTGCGGCGCCGCCTTCCCCATGTGTCCACTCAACGGCTCGCAGCTCATGGACACCGTCATGGCCTACCTGCCCTGA
- the LOC113819916 gene encoding carbohydrate sulfotransferase 14 isoform X1, producing MALNRNLVLFLSFTCVATLLIGLNEILIKSKNDEFHITAPAEANHQTTTEAETKQENGEETERSKNVKRQRESKQEERKQAVREACRGRDREYLLEHLLDSPRLLDHLLVDDGHRAIYCYVPKVSCTTWKLLWGKLTGKQTLSDAYKIHYQTMEMSLLGQKLSREELRRKIQTYTKFLVVRHPLERLLSAFRNKLEGNGRPARVFKRVYGAKIIREYRRGPETSRENTTSVEELEKESAKTTGEDVRFSEFVSFLLDKEDLAIVNEHWRPYESLCHPCALSYDVIAKYESLEEDSEGFLRLIGAPEGLHFPQYAPTNTSALLHSYLASVKPDRLAQLMMAYQRDFQLFQYDGVSIPKGAML from the exons atggCCCTAAACAGGAATTTGGTCCTTTTTCTGTCCTTCACGTGTGTGGCGACCCTGCTGATCGG gttgaATGAAATTCTAATCAAAAGCAAAAACGACGAATTTCATATCACAG caccAGCAGAAGCCAACCACCAAACCACAACAGAAGCAGAGACGAAAcaggaaaacggagaagaaacggAACGAAGCAAGAACGTGAAAAGGCAGCGGGAATCtaagcaggaggagaggaagcaagcAGTGAGAGAAGCATGCAGAGGACGAGACAGAGAATACCTGCTTGAACACCTGCTCGATTCCCCTCGTCTTTTGGATCACCTGCTGGTCGACGATGGACACCGAGCTATATACTGCTACGTCCCGAAG GTCTCGTGCACGACTTGGAAGCTGTTGTGGGGAAAGCTGACAGGGAAACAGACGCTTTCGGATGCATACAAAATTCATTACCAGACGATGGAGATGTCACTCTTAGGACAGAAGCTCAGT AGAGAGGAACTTCGGCGGAAGATCCAAACCTACACCAAGTTCCTGGTGGTGCGCCACCCACTGGAGCGCCTCCTGTCCGCCTTCAGGAACAAGCTAGAGGGCAACGGCAGACCCGCAAGGGTGTTCAAGCGCGTCTACGGAGCCAAGATAATCCGGGAATACCGTCGAGGACCTGAGACGTCGAGAGAGAACACGACTTCTGTCGAGGAACTCGAGAAGGAGTCCGCCAAGACGACCGGCGAAGACGTGAGGTTCTCGGAGTTCGTGTCCTTCCTGCTGGACAAGGAGGACTTGGCCATCGTCAACGAGCACTGGCGGCCCTACGAGTCCCTTTGCCACCCTTGCGCCCTCTCCTACGACGTCATAGCCAAGTACGAGAGCCTGGAGGAGGACTCGGAGGGGTTCCTGCGGCTCATCGGAGCTCCCGAGGGCCTCCACTTCCCTCAGTACGCGCCGACGAACACCTCCGCCCTCCTGCACTCCTACCTCGCCTCCGTCAAGCCAGACCGACTCGCGCAGCTGATGATGGCTTACCAGAGGGACTTCCAGCTGTTCCAGTACGATGGTGTGAGCATTCCAAAGGGCGCGATGCTGTGA
- the LOC113819916 gene encoding carbohydrate sulfotransferase 14 isoform X2, with protein sequence MALNRNLVLFLSFTCVATLLIGLNEILIKSKNDEFHITAPAEANHQTTTEAETKQENGEETERSKNVKRQRESKQEERKQAVREACRGRDREYLLEHLLDSPRLLDHLLVDDGHRAIYCYVPKREELRRKIQTYTKFLVVRHPLERLLSAFRNKLEGNGRPARVFKRVYGAKIIREYRRGPETSRENTTSVEELEKESAKTTGEDVRFSEFVSFLLDKEDLAIVNEHWRPYESLCHPCALSYDVIAKYESLEEDSEGFLRLIGAPEGLHFPQYAPTNTSALLHSYLASVKPDRLAQLMMAYQRDFQLFQYDGVSIPKGAML encoded by the exons atggCCCTAAACAGGAATTTGGTCCTTTTTCTGTCCTTCACGTGTGTGGCGACCCTGCTGATCGG gttgaATGAAATTCTAATCAAAAGCAAAAACGACGAATTTCATATCACAG caccAGCAGAAGCCAACCACCAAACCACAACAGAAGCAGAGACGAAAcaggaaaacggagaagaaacggAACGAAGCAAGAACGTGAAAAGGCAGCGGGAATCtaagcaggaggagaggaagcaagcAGTGAGAGAAGCATGCAGAGGACGAGACAGAGAATACCTGCTTGAACACCTGCTCGATTCCCCTCGTCTTTTGGATCACCTGCTGGTCGACGATGGACACCGAGCTATATACTGCTACGTCCCGAAG AGAGAGGAACTTCGGCGGAAGATCCAAACCTACACCAAGTTCCTGGTGGTGCGCCACCCACTGGAGCGCCTCCTGTCCGCCTTCAGGAACAAGCTAGAGGGCAACGGCAGACCCGCAAGGGTGTTCAAGCGCGTCTACGGAGCCAAGATAATCCGGGAATACCGTCGAGGACCTGAGACGTCGAGAGAGAACACGACTTCTGTCGAGGAACTCGAGAAGGAGTCCGCCAAGACGACCGGCGAAGACGTGAGGTTCTCGGAGTTCGTGTCCTTCCTGCTGGACAAGGAGGACTTGGCCATCGTCAACGAGCACTGGCGGCCCTACGAGTCCCTTTGCCACCCTTGCGCCCTCTCCTACGACGTCATAGCCAAGTACGAGAGCCTGGAGGAGGACTCGGAGGGGTTCCTGCGGCTCATCGGAGCTCCCGAGGGCCTCCACTTCCCTCAGTACGCGCCGACGAACACCTCCGCCCTCCTGCACTCCTACCTCGCCTCCGTCAAGCCAGACCGACTCGCGCAGCTGATGATGGCTTACCAGAGGGACTTCCAGCTGTTCCAGTACGATGGTGTGAGCATTCCAAAGGGCGCGATGCTGTGA